From a region of the Sminthopsis crassicaudata isolate SCR6 chromosome 6, ASM4859323v1, whole genome shotgun sequence genome:
- the LOC141546621 gene encoding olfactory receptor 5M3 produces MLNFTDVTEFILLGLTNRQELQVIFFVIFLIVYIITIVGNVSMIILIKVSPQLSSPMYFFLSHLSFVDVWFSTNVTPKMLENLISENKTISYASCLIQCFFFIALVHVEIFILAVMAFDRYMAIGNPLLYGSKMSRIVCIRLISFPYIYGFLTSLAATLWTYGLYFCGNIEINHFYCADPPLIKMACGGTYVKEYTMIILAGINFTYSLSVIIISYLFILIAILRMHSAEGRRKAFSTCGSHLTAVVIFYGTLIFMYLRRPTEESVEQGKMVAVFYTTVIPMLNPMIYSLRNKDVKEAMNKVISRTCLAK; encoded by the coding sequence atgctcaatttcacTGATGTGACAGAATTTATTCTTCTTGGACTGACAAATCGCCAGGAATTAcaagttattttctttgtcatctttctaatagtttatataatCACCATTGTGGGAAATGTGAGCATGATTATCCTAATCAAGGTCAGTCCCCAGCTCAGCAGCCCCATGTACTTCTTCCTCAGCCACCTGTCCTTTGTGGATGTATGGTTCTCTACCAATGTCACACCCAAAATGCTAGAAAATTTGATATCAGAGAATAAAACTATTTCCTATGCCAGTTGTTTAAttcaatgctttttcttcattgcTCTTGTGCATGTAGAAATCTTTATCTTGGCTGTGATGGCCTTTGATCGTTACATGGCAATTGGTAACCCTTTACTATATGGCAGTAAAATGTCAAGAATTGTTTGTATTCGATTAATCTCTTTCCCTTATATATATGGGTTCCTCACTAGTTTGGCAGCAACACTGTGGACTTATGGTTTGTATTTCTGTGGAAATATTGAAATCAACCATTTCTATTGTGCAGATCCTCCACTTATCAAAATGGCCTGTGGTGGAACATATGTAAAGGAGTATACAATGATAATTCTTGCTGGTATTAACTTCACATACTCCTTGTCTGTCATAATCATTTCTTATCTCTTTATTCTCATTGCTATCCTTCGAATGCATTCtgcagaaggaaggaggaaagccTTCTCCACTTGTGGATCCCACTTGACAGCAGTTGTTATATTTTATGGGACTCTCATTTTTATGTATCTCAGGCGCCCCACTGAGGAGTCAGTGGAGCAGGGAAAAATGGTGGCTGTGTTTTATACCACAGTTATCCCCATGCTGAATCCCATGATCTACAGTCTGAGAAACAAAGATGTGAAAGAGGCCATGAACAAAGTCATCAGCAGAACATGTCTAGccaaataa
- the LOC141547519 gene encoding olfactory receptor 5T17-like, with product MANDTMVTMFVLIGFTDRFELQIFLFLLFLAIYLFTLVGNLGLVVLVVIDSRLHTPMYHFLSVLSFLDACYSSVITPKMLVNFLAENKAISFSGCVTQMLLFVTFGTTECFLLAAMAYDRYIAICNPLLYSAIMSPQIYVPLIIGSYVGGVSHAILHTVATFSLSFCASNVIRHIFCDIPPLLAISCSDTHVNELLLFIFVSSIEIFTILIVLVSYGFIVAAILRIRSAEGRKKVFSTCGSHMTGVAIYHGTILFMYLRPSASYSLSHDMVVSVFYTIVIPMLNPIIYSLRNKDVKEALKKFLERIHNISFPS from the coding sequence atggcTAATGATACCATGGTTACCATGTTTGTCCTAATTGGCTTCACGGACCGATTTGAGCTGCAGATCTTCCTCTTCCTGCTATTCCTTGCAATCTATCTCTTTACACTGGTGGGAAATCTGGGATTAGTTGTATTAGTTGTGATTGATTCCCGACTCCATACCCCCATGTACCATTTCCTTAGTGTCTTATCTTTCTTGGATGCTTGCTACTCCTCAGTTATCACACCTAAGATGTTGGTCAATTTCCTAGCAGAGAATaaagccatttccttttctggatgtgttACCCAAATGCTCCTCTTTGTTACTTTTGGGACCACTGAATGTTTTCTTTTGGCTGCTATGGCATATGACCGCTACATTGCAATCTGCAACCCACTGCTTTACTCAGCTATCATGTCGCCACAAATTTATGTGCCTCTTATTATTGGTTCATATGTAGGGGGTGTGTCACATGCCATCTTACATACTGTCGCTACATTTAGTTTATCCTTTTGTGCATCCAACGTAATCAGACACATCTTCTGTGATATTCCTCCACTCCTGGCCATTTCCTGTTCTGATACTCATGTCAATGAACTGCTGCTTTTCATCTTTGTGAGCTCAATTGAGATCTTCACCATCTTGATTGTTCTGGTTTCTTATGGGTTCATCGTGGCTGCCATTCTGAGAATCCGCTCagctgaagggagaaaaaaagtcttCTCTACCTGTGGTTCCCATATGACTGGGGTAGCCATTTACCATGGCACTATCCTCTTCATGTACCTGAGGCCCTCTGCCAGCTACTCTCTGAGCCATGATATGGTGGTATCTGTATTTTATACCATTGTGATTCCCATGTTAAACCCCATTATCTATAGCCTGAGGAACAAAGATGTGAAGGaggcattaaaaaaatttttggagaGAATCCATAATATATCTTTTCCATCTtag